GGAACTGTTGCCAGAAATCGAGATGACGAATTTAAACATACGTATATATCAAAAACAGAATTGATAAAAATGGTTACCACGAGCTTTCCATTAGTCATAGACACTGTTCGTACGATGCCTGAACAAACGTTTGAACAACGTCAATTAGTCAGGAATAAAGAAGTAACAAACCTTGATGTGTTACTTCAATGTACCGCTCATTTTTCCGAACATACGGGACAGATATTATATATCGCGAAAATGTGTTTAAAAAACCAGTACATCTCCACATCTTTTTAGTTGGATCACTAGCGTTGCATTAAAAGATACTGATCATTAAAAATACAAAGAATGTTCAATAAACAAGTCGTTATACAATGAAAAAACCCTTTACAATGGAGGGAGAGGTGGTCACCTGTCCA
This portion of the Aureibacillus halotolerans genome encodes:
- a CDS encoding DUF1572 family protein; this translates as MLSYDLNREWLISKFEEIQYRILKAIEQLDDDQLNWRPDDLSHSISNLIKHIEGNTNEKIKNGILGGTVARNRDDEFKHTYISKTELIKMVTTSFPLVIDTVRTMPEQTFEQRQLVRNKEVTNLDVLLQCTAHFSEHTGQILYIAKMCLKNQYISTSF